A genomic window from Eriocheir sinensis breed Jianghai 21 chromosome 9, ASM2467909v1, whole genome shotgun sequence includes:
- the LOC126995950 gene encoding nuclear protein localization protein 4 homolog, producing the protein MIIRVQSADGTKRVEVKPTDTTKTLYEKVHELYELSSFDFSLSTSRDLKTEIASSNRKTLKGCKLNHGDMLFLHKIGSEGKSTTSNRSKVTEVFGHPSSSSSVSLPSTSSGLPSTSSSSNNSISSRKDKVKSSSSSSSTQQVASSIKSQAVEDEVDCILAKEDGRIPRNMNSQLCRHGASNKCVHCIPLDPWDENYLKEQNIKHLSFNSYLRKLTSGVDKGKFVSLDDINCRIKAGCKDHPPWPRGICSKCQPSAITLNRQSYRHVDNVMFENPNLVERFLNYWRVTGHQRLGFLYGRYETHLDVPLGIKATVTAVYEPPQEGSRDHVKLLPDPKKELIDEIAKGLGLTCVGWIFTDLVPLDANNGTVRHLRHAGTYFLSAHEVIMAAYLQHLHPNPCRFSPEGRFGSKFVTVIVTGDQDNQVHMEGYQVSNQCQSVVRDKCLIPTKDAPELAYIRESTAEHYVPDVYFKEKDQYNNEVIRLGRPLPVEYLLLDCPVSTPNEPLYTFAVNEASFPVANRMVEGHLQDFNTLATYLKKFKDDQFLEAMSDFHVLTYIASMDMLPLREYIGPLLEAVKTHNRAAALEWKQSGQWATVEQLVMASGAEALTEGQGADVVGAGGPSTQSAAAATSWTCQHCTFINQTASESCDMCHLPK; encoded by the exons ATG ATCATTCGTGTGCAGTCAGCAGATGGCACCAAGAGAGTGGAGGTGAAGCCCACGGACACCACCAAGACCTTGTATGAGAAAGTCCATGAACTGTATGAACTTTCTTCCTTTGATTTTTCCCTGTCCACATCCCGAGACCTCAAGACAGAGATTGCATCATCCAACCGAAAGACCCTCAAGGGCTGCAAGTTGAACCATGGGGACATGCTCTTTTTGCACAAAATTGGCAGTGAAG GGAAAAGTACTACCAGCAACAGGAGTAAGGTGACAGAGGTATTTGGCCACCCATCCTCTAGCAGCAGTGTCAGCCTCCCCAGCACAAGCAGTGGCCTTCCCAGTACTAGcagtagcagcaacaacagcattaGCAGCAGGAAGGATAAAGTGAAGAGCAGCTCTTCCTCAAGCAGCACACAGCAGGTAGCATCAAGCATCAAGAGTCAGGCGGTGGAGGATGAGGTGGACTGCATCCTGGCAAAGGAGGACGGCCGCATCCCCAGGAATATGAACTCACAGCT gtGTCGTCATGGGGCAAGCAACAAGTGTGTGCATTGCATCCCACTCGACCCCTGGGATGAGAATTACCTGAAGGAACAGAACATCAAGCACCTCTCCTTCAACTCTTACCTGCGCAAGTTGACCTCAGGTGTTGACAAG GGCAAGTTTGTCAGCCTGGACGACATCAACTGCCGGATCAAGGCTGGCTGTAAAGACCATCCACCGTGGCCCAGGGGTATATGCTCCAAGTGCCAGCCGTCAGCTATCACACTCAACCGCCAGTCCTACCGCCATGTTGATAATGTCATGTTTGAAAACCCCAACCTAGTTGAGCGCTTCCTCAACTACTGGCGAGTGACAGGCCACCAGAGGCTTGGGTTCCTGTATGGTCGCTATGAGACCCACCTCGACGTGCCGCTGGGCATTAAGGCGACTGTGACAGCCGTGTATGAGCCGCCGCAGGAAGGTTCCAGGGACCACGTCAAGCTGCTTCCTGACCCCAAGAAGGAGCTGATAGATGAG ATTGCCAAAGGGTTGGGACTGACATGTGTAGGGTGGATCTTCACTGACCTAGTTCCTTTGGATGCTAACAATGGTACGGTGAGGCACCTGAGGCATGCTGGCACCTACTTCCTCTCCGCCCACGAGGTGATCATGGCTGCTTACCTCCAGCACCTCCACCCTAACCCCTGCAGATTCTCGCCAGAGGGAAGGTTCGGGTCAAAGTTCGTCACAGTCATAGTCACCGGAGACCAGGACAACCAG GTGCATATGGAGGGGTACCAGGTAAGCAACCAGTGCCAGTCTGTGGTGAGGGACAAGTGCCTCATACCCACCAAGGATGCCCCAGAGCTGGCCTACATCAGAGAGTCCACTGCAGAACACTATGTCCCAGATGTGTACTTTAAG GAAAAAGACCAGTACAACAATGAAGTGATTCGTTTAGGAAGACCTTTACCTGTAGAATATCTGCTCTTAGACTGTCCTGTTTCCACGCCTAATGAACCTCTTTATACGTTTGCTGTGAATGAAGCCAGTTTTCCAGTGGCTAACAG AATGGTGGAGGGTCACCTACAGGACTTCAACACCTTAGCAACATATCTCAAGAAGTTCAAGGATGACCAGTTCTTGGAAGCCATGTCAGACTTCCACGTGCTTACCTACATTGCTTCGATGGACATGCTTCCCCTCAGG GAGTACATAGGGCCATTACTTGAGGCGGTGAAGACACACAACCGTGCGGCCGCACTGGAATGGAAGCAGTCCGGGCAGTGGGCAACAGTAGAGCAACTGGTAATGGCCTCAGGAGCAGAGGCCCTGACTGAGGGCCAGGGGGCCGACGTGGTGGGTGCGGGGGGGCCCAGCACACAGTCCGCAGCAGCTGCCACCTCCTGGACCTGCCAGCACTGTACTTTCATTAACCAGACAGCAAGTGAAAGCTGTGATATGTGCCATCTTCCTAAGTGA
- the LOC126995949 gene encoding trichohyalin-like, protein MLRSRRVRRYQEFLKTLRRPEPKLCLCTLHLHPRPWVPPPCRTSRPYGEPPLLCSRRFHSNPELLASPSHQTMMEHRSPSRRGIRATQPHYLDQLHREEDVLKEAQKRVCKGDPLPKDMYNTVMKWSSMSPKAEDVSRGRGQRREKKQSTSHSGHKKEASEQDLKKEEEELRQELKNMRELTQSNIYLLEENKRLMRKVQQLRQRAKRQEEVGRGSRESVEAPREDEVILALKKKYEDLLQYVLKVEAENQKMNSLIGASGERRSSLNDTDPEASRQTIKDLQKEIQTLRGQLMEKDDSLRQYEQHLRTLKDNNLTLQESRKRQGTGEGRRPETTVQEEEWMKRFTETREMYEEAIQGYKDQLEQTQRKLVEEEQEHARQVEELKQQLGKIQDEVSAKEKSELEERHKRVMEETQDHARQMGGDKEELEGHYHEVSPKESPRHQKTELSVNGSPKNMNGSGGKASQRGPRVDVGGDTCPQATATIGHSRDGEGEAELAPPTRTEKMYGEALELIVRRLENLQVGGEDVESMVEVIRGTISTCLQEWRDNFHQPRAQDEEKKQLQGENEELQKKLKGKNKKIETLQRQNQDLQRQNDQLLHQHSVLESRMASSQTTEQLGILSGLPQKVQEVEQQLSDTKELLYKAQAENQELQGQVKHLEEKLGKKESKLRAERELSISREREVAGAHESASSLQHQLEEVTREMSQLREQLSTKDAILEHTSAQLEERIRECASLFALTERYKLQQNQDTDRIQTQMSERETASHKQFLEAQAQASRYQAQMSALRTEKEHNEKSLRSTIKKLEEQVDQIQLRNSTLQRQLTTFTSTYHTLFSGVDLQPVTTTAINLSGFKGV, encoded by the exons ATGCTACGCAGCCGGAGGGTTCGTCGCTACCAAGAGTTCTTGAAGACCTTGAGGCGGCCTGAGCCCAAGCTGTGCCTGTGTACCCTCCACCTGCACCCGCGTCCCTGGGTACCCCCGCCGTGCCGTACCTCCAGGCCCTATGGG GAACCGCCTCTTCTTTGCTCGAGAAGGTTCCACTCCAATCCTGAGCTTCTGGCATCCCCATCCCACCAAACC ATGATGGAGCATAGGTCACCAAGTCGGAGAGGCATCAGGGCCACGCAGCCTCACTACCTTGACCAACTTCACCGAGAGGAAGATGTCCTCAAG GAGGCACAGAAGAGGGTCTGTAAAGGTGATCCCTTGCCCAAGGACATGTACAACACTGTTATGAAATGGAGCAGCATGTCACCCAAGGCAGAGGATGTGTCTAGG GGACGAGggcagaggagggaaaaaaagcaaTCCACAAGTCACAGTGGACATAAAAAAGAGGCAAGTGAGCAAGatttgaagaaggaagaggaagaactgcGTCAGGAGCTGAAAAATATGCGAGAGTTGACACAGAGCAATATTTACCTTCTGGAGGAGAACAAGAGGCTCATGAGGAAG GTACAGCAGCTGAGACAGAGAGCCAAGCGGCAAGAGGAGGTTGGCCGGGGCAGCAGGGAGAGTGTGGAAGCCCCAAGGGAGGATGAAGTCATTCTTGCCCTCAAAAAGAAGTATGAAGACCTTCTGCAGTATGTTCTGAAG GTTGAGGCAGAAAACCAGAAAATGAACAGCCTGATTGGTGCTTCTGGAGAGCGCCGGAGCTCACTGAATGACACAGACCCTGAGGCCAGCAGGCAGACCATAAAGGACCTTCAGAAGGAGATACAGACCCTAAGGGGACAG CTCATGGAAAAAGATGATTCCTTGAGGCAGTATGAACAGCACTTGAGGACACTGAAGGACAACAACCTCACCCTTCAAGAGTCCCGCAAGAGGCAAGGCACCGGAGAAGGCAGGAGGCCAGAGACAACAGTACAGGAAGAGGAGTGGATGAAGCGGTTCACTGAGACGCGCGAGATGTACGAGGAAGCAATCCAGGGCTATAAAGATCAGCTGGAGCAGACACAGAGAAagttggtggaggaggaacaggagcatGCTCGGCAGGTGGAAGAACTGAAGCAGCAGTTGGGGAAGATCCAGGACGAGGTCAGTGCAAAAGAGAAGTCTGAGCTGGAAGAAAGACACAAGAGGGTGATGGAAGAGACACAAGACCATGCCAGACAGATGGGGGGAGACAAAGAAGAGTTGGAGGGGCATTACCATGAGGTTAGTCCTAAGGAAAGTCCCAGGCATCAGAAGACTGAGTTATCTGTGAATGGCTCCCCAAAGAACATGAATGGCAGTGGAGGCAAAGCATCTCAGAGGGGTCCAAGAGTGGATGTGGGAGGTGACACTTGCCCACAAGCAACAGCAACAATAGGTCACAGCAGAGATGGTGAAGGGGAAGCAGAATTAGCACCACCAACAAGGACAGAGAAGATGTATGGTGAAGCTTTGGAACTCATTGTGAGGAGGCTTGAGAACCTCCAGGTAGGTGGAGAGGATGTGGAGAGCATGGTTGAGGTTATCAGAGGGACAATCAGCACCTGCCTGCAAGAGTGGAGAGACAACTTCCATCAACCCAGAGcacaagatgaggaaaaaaaacaacttcagggagaaaatgaggagcTACAGAAAAAGTTAAaggggaagaacaagaagatagagACGCTGCAGAGGCAGAATCAGGACCTCCAGCGACAAAATGATCAGTTGCTCCACCAGCATTCTGTCCTGGAGTCCCGG ATGGCCTCGTCACAAACCACAGAACAGTTGGGCATCCTGAGTGGTTTGCCCCAGAAGGTGCAGGAGGTAGAGCAGCAGCTGTCAGACACAAAAGAGCTGCTATACAAGGCTCAGGCAGAAAACCAAGAACTACAGGGCCAAGTGAAGCATCTGGAAGAGAAGCTGGGCAAGAAGGAGTCCAAGTTGAGGGCAGAGCGTGAACTGAGCATcagcagggagagggaggtggcagGGGCACATGAGTCTGCATCCTCCTTGCAACACCAGCTGGAGGAGGTGACCAGGGAGATGAGTCAGCTGCGGGAACAACTCTCCACCAAGGATGCCATCCTGGAACACACATCGGCCCAACTAGAAGAGAGGATTCGGGAATGTGCAAGTCTCTTTGCACTCACTGAACGTTACAAGCTGCAGCAGAACCAAGACACAGACCGCATTCAAACAcaaatgagtgagagggagactGCCTCTCACAAGCAGTTCTTGGAGGCACAAGCACAAGCATCCCGCTACCAGGCTCAGATGTCAGCTCTGCGCACTGAGAAGGAACACAATGAGAAGTCCCTGCGTTCCACAATCAAGAAGTTGGAAGAGCAAGTGGACCAAATTCAGCTGAGGAATTCAACTCTGCAGAGACAGCtgaccaccttcacctccacctacCACACCTTATTCTCTGGTGTTGACCTCCAGCCAGtaaccaccactgccatcaactTGTCTGGTTTCAAGGGAGTGTGA